A single window of Zea mays cultivar B73 chromosome 10, Zm-B73-REFERENCE-NAM-5.0, whole genome shotgun sequence DNA harbors:
- the LOC100274707 gene encoding uncharacterized protein isoform X1: MEGNNLPSGSLMQGTPYSNVDLQHHKHMQMPAPSSGNQAFNHSQVPGNFPICLNQVTDSDQLPEFQFGEHGKVNHHHHPHHHKQHATNSMSDDEEHGVHEDATDSQIGKGKKGSTWHRMKWTDSMVRLLITAASYTGEDPGADLGGGRRSCAMMQKKGKWKAISKVMGERGCLVSPQQCEDKFNDLNKRYKRLTDILGRGTTCRVVANPELLDGMANLSDKMKDAARKILSSKHLFYEEMCSYHNNNWFSLPEDPALQRSLQLALKCKDEHDARKRASGDADEDDQSADTDYEEENDDEHPITHANKGTLLTRKRLRYMPADMEDVGFGNSSSSHDCSWRSDPHSIAVDINKASPDGTNLASVQKDLATQSAEIEKQRMEIEVEALELAKQRLKWEAFSKKKDRELEKMRLENEQMKIENKRLELEVRYKELELEHKPQGHGSHAT, encoded by the coding sequence ATGGAAGGAAATAACCTACCCTCTGGAAGCTTGATGCAAGGAACACCTTACAGTAATGTGGACTTGCAGCATCATAAACATATGCAAATGCCTGCACCAAGCTCTGGAAACCAGGCTTTCAACCACTCTCAGGTGCCTGGCAATTTCCCCATTTGTCTGAACCAGGTTACAGATTCCGACCAGCTACCTGAATTCCAATTTGGAGAGCACGGCAAGGTCAATCACCACCATCATCCTCACCATCACAAGCAGCATGCAACGAATAGCATGAGCGATGATGAGGAGCATGGTGTGCATGAGGATGCCACTGATAGCCAGATCGGCAAGGGAAAGAAGGGTTCCACATGGCATCGGATGAAGTGGACTGATTCGATGGTTAGGCTTTTGATTACTGCAGCATCCTACACTGGGGAAGACCCAGGAGCTGATTTAGGAGGTGGTAGGAGAAGCTGTGCAATGATGCAGAAGAAAGGCAAGTGGAAGGCCATATCAAAAGTCATGGGCGAGCGAGGCTGCCTCGTGTCGCCGCAGCAGTGTGAGGATAAGTTCAATGACCTAAATAAGAGGTATAAAAGGCTTACAGATATCCTTGGTCGGGGTACTACTTGCAGAGTTGTGGCGAACCCGGAACTTCTGGATGGCATGGCTAATCTCTCAGATAAGATGAAAGATGCCGCGAGGAAGATATTGAGCTCTAAGCACTTGTTCTATGAAGAGATGTGCTCCTACCACAACAATAATTGGTTCAGTTTACCTGAAGATCCTGCACTTCAGCGATCGTTGCAGCTTGCTCTTAAGTGTAAGGATGAGCATGATGCAAGGAAGCGAGCAAGTGGAGATGCTGATGAAGATGATCAAAGTGCAGACACTGAttatgaagaagagaatgatgatgaGCATCCCATCACGCATGCCAATAAGGGGACCCTACTCACGCGTAAAAGATTGCGGTACATGCCGGCGGATATGGAGGATGTAGGTTTCGGCAACTCTTCCAGCTCACATGACTGTAGCTGGAGATCTGATCCCCATAGCATTGCAGTGGACATCAACAAAGCTTCTCCAGATGGAACTAACTTGGCTTCGGTTCAAAAAGACTTGGCTACACAGTCTGCGGAGATTGAGAAACAGCGTATGGAAATTGAAGTTGAGGCATTGGAGCTTGCAAAACAACGTCTCAAGTGGGAGGCATTTAGTAAGAAGAAGGACAGAGAGCTAGAGAAGATGAGGTTGGAAAATGAACAAATGAAGATTGAGAATAAACGTTTGGAGCTAGAGGTAAGATATAAGGAGTTGGAGCTTGAACACAAACCACAAGGCCATGGCAGTCATGCAACATGA
- the LOC100274707 gene encoding uncharacterized protein LOC100274707 (The RefSeq protein has 7 substitutions compared to this genomic sequence), translating into MEGNNLPSGSLMQGTPYSNVDLQHHKHMQMPAPSSGNQAFNHSQMPGNFPICLNQVTDSDQLPEFQFGEHGKVSHHHHPHHHKQHATNSMSDDEEHGVHEDATDSQIGKGKKGSAWHRMKWTDSMVRLLITAASYTGEDPGADLGGGRRSCAMMQKKGKWKAISKVMGERGCLVSPQQCEDKFNDLNKRYKRLTDILGRGTTCRVVANPELLDGMANLSDKMKDDARKILSSKHLFYEEMCSYHNNNRFSLPEDPALQRSLQLALKCKDEHDARKRASGDADEDDQSADTDNEEENDDEHPITHANKGTLLTRKRLRYMPADMEDVGFGNSSSSHDCSWRSDPHSIAVDINKASPDGTNLASVQKDLATQSAEIEKQRMEIEVQALELAKQRLKWEAFSKKKDRELEKMRLENEQMKIENKRLELEVRYKELELEHKPQGHGSHAT; encoded by the coding sequence ATGGAAGGAAATAACCTACCCTCTGGAAGCTTGATGCAAGGAACACCTTACAGTAATGTGGACTTGCAGCATCATAAACATATGCAAATGCCTGCACCAAGCTCTGGAAACCAGGCTTTCAACCACTCTCAGGTGCCTGGCAATTTCCCCATTTGTCTGAACCAGGTTACAGATTCCGACCAGCTACCTGAATTCCAATTTGGAGAGCACGGCAAGGTCAATCACCACCATCATCCTCACCATCACAAGCAGCATGCAACGAATAGCATGAGCGATGATGAGGAGCATGGTGTGCATGAGGATGCCACTGATAGCCAGATCGGCAAGGGAAAGAAGGGTTCCACATGGCATCGGATGAAGTGGACTGATTCGATGGTTAGGCTTTTGATTACTGCAGCATCCTACACTGGGGAAGACCCAGGAGCTGATTTAGGAGGTGGTAGGAGAAGCTGTGCAATGATGCAGAAGAAAGGCAAGTGGAAGGCCATATCAAAAGTCATGGGCGAGCGAGGCTGCCTCGTGTCGCCGCAGCAGTGTGAGGATAAGTTCAATGACCTAAATAAGAGGTATAAAAGGCTTACAGATATCCTTGGTCGGGGTACTACTTGCAGAGTTGTGGCGAACCCGGAACTTCTGGATGGCATGGCTAATCTCTCAGATAAGATGAAAGATGCCGCGAGGAAGATATTGAGCTCTAAGCACTTGTTCTATGAAGAGATGTGCTCCTACCACAACAATAATTGGTTCAGTTTACCTGAAGATCCTGCACTTCAGCGATCGTTGCAGCTTGCTCTTAAGTGTAAGGATGAGCATGATGCAAGGAAGCGAGCAAGTGGAGATGCTGATGAAGATGATCAAAGTGCAGACACTGAttatgaagaagagaatgatgatgaGCATCCCATCACGCATGCCAATAAGGGGACCCTACTCACGCGTAAAAGATTGCGGTACATGCCGGCGGATATGGAGGATGTAGGTTTCGGCAACTCTTCCAGCTCACATGACTGTAGCTGGAGATCTGATCCCCATAGCATTGCAGTGGACATCAACAAAGCTTCTCCAGATGGAACTAACTTGGCTTCGGTTCAAAAAGACTTGGCTACACAGTCTGCGGAGATTGAGAAACAGCGTATGGAAATTGAAGTTGAGGCATTGGAGCTTGCAAAACAACGTCTCAAGTGGGAGGCATTTAGTAAGAAGAAGGACAGAGAGCTAGAGAAGATGAGGTTGGAAAATGAACAAATGAAGATTGAGAATAAACGTTTGGAGCTAGAGGTAAGATATAAGGAGTTGGAGCTTGAACACAAACCACAAGGCCATGGCAGTCATGCAACATGA
- the LOC100280005 gene encoding Pentatricopeptide repeat-containing protein At4g15720: MAPPSSLAAALKPVLIHLLRGGSDLASVAATHAKLVKAGIATPLSSSNHLLAAYCRCGAIGRARDLFDGMRDRDVVSWTTLMSGYAAAARPRDAVSLLRAMGCSGVRPNAVTFSTAACTCARLADAELGRQVHAQAEIAGCARDTVVATALVDMYGKSGSVEDARAVFDAMAAPARNAVSWGAMLAVYVQNALGNEAVELFAELRTCGGGMAPNHFMLASVVSACAGMARLGIGRCVHGAVLRLGYGNNDVISVALVDMYSKCGRYEYSRKVFDRIEQPSVVTYTSIIVAAAKYGRWTCALTLFNEMVDQGVQPNDVTLLGVMHACSHSGLVDTGLQLLRSMQSRYGVAPCPSHYTSAVDMLGRAGRLEEAFELAKEAQLEGNDALLLWNSLLSACRTHKRLDLATMAGQRVYEFNNQQDVAAGLVVMSNAYISAGQIDNAAAVRSSMRLRGIRKDPGCSWIEVKDTPHVFYAGAVSCAGAWADKVLMLLDELESKMRERGYRGRLGSARVSDAHEDEEEGKGVMVGVHSEILALAFGLLVVPNGMTIRVMKNLRMCSDCHEVFKLISAIVESEFVVRDLNRFHHFKLGSCSCNDYW, from the coding sequence CGCTAAGCTTGTCAAGGCCGGCATCGCGACCCCCCTCTCCTCCTCCAATCATCTCCTCGCCGCCTACTGTCGCTGCGGCGCGATTGGTCGCGCCCGCGACCTGTTCGACGGAATGCGGGACCGGGACGTCGTCTCCTGGACGACGCTCATGTCCGGGTACGCCGCTGCCGCCCGGCCCCGGGACGCCGTGTCCCTCCTCCGCGCCATGGGGTGCAGCGGCGTGCGGCCTAACGCGGTCACCTTCTCGACGGCCGCCTGCACGTGCGCGCGCCTCGCGGACGCAGAACTCGGCCGGCAGGTGCACGCCCAAGCGGAGATCGCTGGGTGCGCACGCGACACAGTCGTCGCCACTGCGCTCGTCGACATGTACGGCAAGTCCGGCAGCGTCGAGGACGCGCGCGCGGTGTTCGACGCCATGGCTGCGCCAGCGAGGAACGCTGTGTCGTGGGGCGCTATGCTGGCCGTGTACGTGCAGAACGCGCTCGGGAACGAGGCGGTCGAGCTCTTCGCGGAGCTCAGGACGTGTGGCGGTGGCATGGCGCCCAACCACTTCATGCTGGCGAGCGTGGTGAGCGCGTGCGCAGGCATGGCACGTCTGGGCATCGGTAGGTGCGTCCATGGCGCTGTCCTTCGGCTTGGGTATGGAAACAATGACGTGATTTCGGTGGCTTTGGTCGACATGTACTCCAAGTGCGGGCGCTACGAGTACTCAAGAAAGGTGTTTGACAGGATCGAGCAACCATCCGTCGTCACTTACACCTCCATCATTGTCGCTGCAGCAAAGTACGGCCGCTGGACGTGCGCGCTTACTTTGTTCAACGAGATGGTAGATCAAGGTGTGCAGCCAAATGATGTCACTTTGCTCGGTGTCATGCATGCTTGCAGCCATTCTGGCCTTGTTGACACTGGCCTTCAGCTCCTCCGCTCCATGCAGAGCAGATACGGCGTTGCTCCGTGCCCCAGCCACTACACATCTGCGGTTGACATGCTGGGCCGGGCAGGGCGGCTCGAGGAGGCATTCGAGCTGGCCAAGGAGGCGCAGCTTGAAGGCAACGATGCCCTCTTGCTGTGGAACTCCTTGCTGTCAGCTTGCCGGACACATAAGCGCCTAGACCTAGCAACCATGGCTGGCCAGAGGGTTTATGAGTTCAATAACCAGCAGGATGTAGCAGCTGGGCTGGTAGTGATGTCAAATGCATATATTTCAGCCGGTCAGATCGATAATGCTGCCGCTGTGCGATCAAGCATGAGGCTGCGTGGCATACGGAAGGATCCCGGGTGCAGCTGGATTGAAGTAAAGGATACCCCCCATGTGTTCTATGCTGGTGCAGTATCATGCGCTGGTGCGTGGGCAGATAAAGTTCTGATGTTGCTAGATGAATTGGAGAGTAAGATGAGGGAGAGAGGTTACAGGGGGAGATTAGGGAGTGCTAGAGTATCCGATGCAcatgaagatgaggaggaagggaAAGGTGTGATGGTTGGTGTGCACAGTGAGATTCTTGCTTTAGCGTTTGGTTTGCTAGTTGTCCCGAATGGGATGACCATCAGGGTGATGAAGAACCTGAGGATGTGCAGTGATTGCCATGAGGTGTTCAAGCTCATCAGCGCCATTGTTGAGAGCGAGTTCGTGGTCAGGGATCTGAACAGGTTCCACCATTTCAAGCTGGGGTCATGTTCTTGCAATGACTACTGGTGA